In one window of Dokdonia sp. PRO95 DNA:
- a CDS encoding HD domain-containing protein gives MNLKNALSLPIFNTISNAADALELETYVIGGFVRDYLLKRNKEVKDIDVVAVGSGITLARKVSQILPKKPKVQVFKTYGTAMLRSGNMDIEFVGARKESYAADSRNPIVENGTLEDDQNRRDFTINALAIKLNDNGYGDVIDPFDGISDLERKIIRTPLDPDITYSDDPLRMMRAIRFASQLDFMIERTSLESITKNAERIKIITNERIVDELHKIMLSPTPSKGFLLLEKTGLLPYILPELMALKGIDEIEGQKHKDNFYHTLEVVDNISEHTDDLWLRWAALLHDIGKAPTKKFSKKVGWTFHGHEFVGSKMVYKLFKRLKMPLNDKMKFVQKMVLMSSRPIVISEDHVTDSAVRRLIFDAGDHIEDLMTLCEADITTKNPKRFKRYHNNFKVVREKMKEVEERDHIRNFQPPVSGEEIMEAFNIKPSREIGILKEAIKEAILEGEIPNEKEAAIAFMMKKAKDIKLIK, from the coding sequence ATGAATCTAAAGAATGCACTCTCCCTTCCTATCTTTAATACCATTTCTAATGCTGCCGATGCACTTGAACTAGAAACCTACGTTATAGGTGGATTTGTGCGTGATTACCTTTTAAAACGTAATAAAGAAGTTAAAGATATTGATGTAGTCGCTGTAGGTAGTGGGATTACTCTTGCTCGCAAAGTATCACAAATTTTACCGAAAAAGCCAAAAGTACAAGTTTTTAAAACTTACGGTACAGCCATGTTACGTTCTGGTAATATGGATATAGAGTTTGTAGGAGCTCGTAAAGAATCGTATGCTGCCGATAGTCGGAATCCTATCGTAGAGAATGGTACACTAGAAGATGACCAAAATCGTCGTGACTTTACTATCAATGCACTTGCCATTAAACTTAATGATAACGGTTATGGCGATGTAATTGACCCCTTTGATGGAATAAGCGATCTTGAGCGTAAGATTATAAGAACACCTCTAGATCCAGATATTACTTATAGTGATGATCCCCTACGTATGATGCGTGCAATACGCTTTGCATCACAATTAGACTTTATGATTGAGCGCACGTCGCTAGAATCCATAACTAAAAATGCAGAGCGCATTAAGATTATCACAAATGAGCGCATTGTAGATGAGCTTCATAAAATAATGTTGAGCCCTACTCCTTCTAAAGGTTTCTTACTACTAGAAAAAACAGGGCTACTTCCATACATCTTACCAGAGCTTATGGCGTTAAAAGGTATAGATGAGATAGAGGGACAAAAACATAAAGATAATTTTTACCACACGCTAGAAGTAGTAGATAATATCTCAGAACATACTGATGACCTCTGGCTACGCTGGGCTGCTTTATTACATGACATAGGTAAGGCACCAACAAAGAAGTTTTCAAAAAAAGTAGGCTGGACCTTTCACGGGCACGAGTTTGTAGGTTCAAAAATGGTCTACAAATTATTTAAACGCCTCAAGATGCCATTAAATGACAAAATGAAATTTGTTCAGAAAATGGTACTTATGAGCTCGCGACCTATTGTTATCTCAGAAGATCATGTCACAGATAGCGCCGTACGAAGACTTATTTTTGATGCAGGAGATCACATTGAAGATCTCATGACTTTATGTGAGGCAGACATTACGACTAAGAATCCAAAACGTTTTAAAAGGTATCACAATAATTTTAAAGTGGTACGCGAAAAAATGAAAGAGGTTGAAGAACGCGACCACATACGTAACTTTCAGCCGCCAGTATCTGGAGAAGAAATCATGGAAGCTTTTAACATTAAACCCAGCCGTGAGATCGGAATACTTAAAGAGGCTATTAAAGAAGCTATTTTAGAAGGTGAAATACCTAATGAAAAAGAAGCCGCCATTGCTTTTATGATGAAAAAAGCAAAAGACATTAAACTCATTAAATAG
- a CDS encoding CDGSH iron-sulfur domain-containing protein — MEDNKKVAGIAPIAVELEEGKKYSWCTCGHSEKQPFCDGGHKAAESTPSLRFEAQKTGTAYLCNCKMTKNPPYCDGSHKTCEIG, encoded by the coding sequence ATGGAAGACAATAAAAAAGTAGCGGGTATTGCACCAATAGCCGTAGAGCTAGAAGAAGGAAAGAAATATTCATGGTGTACGTGTGGACACTCTGAGAAGCAACCTTTTTGCGATGGAGGACATAAAGCGGCAGAAAGTACACCTAGTTTACGTTTTGAAGCGCAAAAAACAGGAACTGCTTATTTATGTAATTGTAAGATGACAAAGAATCCTCCATACTGTGATGGTAGTCACAAGACGTGTGAGATAGGATAA
- the bla gene encoding subclass B1 metallo-beta-lactamase, with product MRRLLQMLGICLAVLLLNSCFDNSKYDPQPYVRSLEIIKLSEQDYIHVSFLQDQHGGYIPCNGYIRVQEGEAFIFDTPINDTLSEQLIAFVQEDLKATIKGVQVSHSHMDGAGGINAFAKAKIPTYASAKTAALLAQDSVAVSNSFLQKDSIQIAKNFIILEYLGPAHSDDNSIAYIQASDILLGGCMIKPLDGTKGNLEDANLDEWSNTVTTLQNHYPKVLLVIPGHGGRGNKELLDYTINMFKKNNLEEKTTAETMAAVTN from the coding sequence ATGCGTCGACTACTACAGATGTTAGGGATCTGTCTAGCCGTACTACTATTAAACTCCTGTTTTGATAATAGTAAGTATGATCCACAGCCATACGTAAGATCTCTGGAAATCATAAAATTATCTGAGCAAGATTACATTCATGTTTCTTTTCTACAAGATCAACATGGAGGTTATATTCCTTGTAACGGTTATATACGCGTTCAAGAAGGTGAGGCATTTATTTTTGACACACCTATAAATGATACTCTTTCTGAGCAGCTTATCGCATTTGTACAAGAAGACTTAAAGGCAACTATAAAAGGGGTGCAAGTAAGTCACTCGCATATGGATGGAGCTGGTGGTATTAACGCTTTCGCGAAAGCAAAAATCCCCACCTACGCTTCTGCCAAAACAGCGGCATTACTAGCTCAAGATTCCGTTGCAGTGAGCAATTCATTTTTACAAAAAGACAGCATACAGATAGCCAAAAACTTTATCATTTTGGAATATCTTGGTCCTGCTCATAGTGATGATAACTCCATTGCATACATACAAGCATCAGATATTTTATTAGGAGGTTGTATGATCAAGCCATTAGATGGAACAAAAGGAAATCTAGAAGATGCAAACCTTGATGAATGGTCAAATACGGTAACTACACTACAAAACCATTATCCAAAAGTACTACTGGTAATCCCAGGACATGGAGGTAGAGGGAACAAGGAGTTACTAGATTATACAATCAACATGTTTAAAAAAAATAATCTAGAAGAAAAGACCACTGCTGAAACTATGGCAGCAGTAACAAATTAA
- a CDS encoding DEAD/DEAH box helicase, giving the protein MTFKDLNLDKFLWNALDDMGFTQPTPIQVDALAPVMSGGDVVGIAQTGTGKTYAYLLPILRTLPYSRQENPRVLILVPTRELVLQVVSELEKLTKYIDVRVAGVYGGANINTQKALIAQGQDIVIATPGRLYDLAVSRVLQLKSIQKVVIDEVDVMLDLGFRPQLMNIFDILPKRRQHIMFSATMTEDVDALIKDYFNKPQYIKVAKSGTPLENITQIGYKMPNFYTKVNFLLEELAFSKRYPKALLFVRDKRMADRLYLKLEEAFPGQVDLIHSNKTQNYRINSIKAFSAGKVRMMVATDVMARGLDIDDITHVININTPRFPENYLHRIGRTGRAQKEGVSIVLSTPEEDEYLAEIEALMGVKVAIKDLPEDVQISKELTPEERPEAKEIFNPHRWNKNDDDAPGPAFHEKSEKNSKVNLGGSYRREIAKKYKKPKTRGDKNYNKRNKRK; this is encoded by the coding sequence ATGACTTTTAAAGACCTCAATCTCGATAAATTTTTGTGGAATGCCCTAGACGATATGGGATTCACTCAACCTACTCCTATACAAGTGGATGCACTCGCTCCAGTAATGTCTGGTGGAGATGTGGTTGGGATTGCACAAACTGGTACGGGTAAAACCTACGCGTACTTACTTCCTATACTTAGAACACTACCATATTCTCGCCAAGAGAATCCGCGTGTGCTTATCCTTGTCCCTACACGAGAATTAGTGCTGCAAGTGGTGAGTGAACTAGAAAAGCTTACAAAGTACATTGATGTGCGTGTGGCTGGTGTATATGGAGGTGCAAATATTAATACTCAAAAAGCACTTATTGCTCAAGGGCAAGATATTGTTATTGCTACTCCAGGAAGGTTATATGATCTTGCAGTGAGCAGGGTACTGCAACTCAAGAGTATCCAGAAGGTGGTGATTGATGAGGTAGATGTGATGCTAGACTTAGGTTTTAGACCACAGCTCATGAATATTTTTGATATTTTACCTAAGCGTCGCCAGCATATCATGTTTAGTGCAACAATGACAGAAGATGTAGATGCTTTAATAAAGGATTACTTTAATAAACCACAGTACATTAAAGTTGCAAAAAGTGGTACTCCGTTAGAAAATATCACGCAGATAGGTTATAAAATGCCTAACTTCTATACGAAGGTTAACTTCTTACTAGAAGAGCTTGCTTTTTCAAAAAGGTATCCTAAAGCCTTATTATTTGTGCGAGATAAACGCATGGCAGATAGGCTGTACTTAAAACTAGAAGAAGCATTCCCGGGGCAGGTAGATCTTATACACTCAAATAAAACTCAAAATTACCGTATCAATAGTATCAAGGCCTTCTCGGCAGGTAAGGTACGTATGATGGTTGCTACAGATGTCATGGCGCGTGGTCTTGACATAGATGATATTACACACGTAATTAATATCAATACTCCTCGCTTTCCTGAAAATTACCTGCACAGGATAGGTCGTACAGGGCGTGCGCAAAAAGAAGGAGTTTCTATTGTGTTAAGCACTCCAGAAGAAGATGAGTATCTAGCTGAGATAGAAGCACTAATGGGAGTAAAGGTTGCTATAAAAGACCTTCCTGAAGATGTGCAAATCTCAAAAGAACTTACACCTGAGGAGCGCCCAGAGGCAAAAGAGATTTTTAATCCGCATCGATGGAATAAAAATGACGATGATGCTCCTGGACCTGCTTTTCACGAGAAAAGTGAGAAGAATTCAAAGGTTAACCTAGGCGGTTCTTATCGAAGAGAAATAGCAAAAAAATACAAGAAACCTAAGACTAGGGGAGACAAGAACTACAACAAAAGAAATAAACGTAAATAA
- a CDS encoding ABC transporter permease, with translation MLRLLTIEYHKLKHSKTSRVLIIGYFILLSAIALLASIKFNLFGAEFRLADQGIFNFPYIWHFNTYIAAILKFFLAVVIVSMTANEYSNRTLKQNLIDGLSKKEFILSKFLTVVVFSAVSTIFVAVMSLILGFAFSDFTEASIVFSDMEYLLAFFIKLVAFFSFCLFLGILIKRSAFALGFLLMWYFFEGVVQLVCLFFQEKYDMEGLRSSVTQFLPLESMSNLIEEPITRLNVVQSAANQIQADVLSDYTVYFHEIAIVSVWIFIFIYASLALLKKRDL, from the coding sequence ATGTTACGACTACTTACCATAGAATATCATAAACTCAAGCACAGTAAAACGTCGCGAGTACTCATCATAGGCTACTTTATTTTACTATCGGCAATAGCATTGCTTGCCTCTATAAAATTTAATCTTTTTGGAGCCGAATTCCGCCTTGCAGATCAGGGTATATTTAACTTCCCGTACATCTGGCATTTTAACACCTATATTGCGGCAATACTTAAATTCTTTCTTGCCGTGGTGATTGTATCCATGACGGCAAATGAGTATAGCAATAGAACACTAAAGCAAAACCTTATTGATGGATTAAGCAAGAAGGAGTTTATACTCTCTAAGTTTCTTACAGTTGTTGTGTTTTCGGCAGTGTCTACCATATTTGTAGCAGTAATGAGTCTTATTTTAGGCTTTGCATTTTCAGACTTTACAGAAGCATCTATCGTTTTTTCTGATATGGAGTACTTACTGGCATTTTTTATCAAGCTAGTTGCATTCTTTTCGTTTTGTCTCTTTTTAGGGATACTTATAAAGCGTTCGGCTTTTGCATTAGGTTTTCTACTTATGTGGTATTTCTTTGAAGGTGTAGTACAATTAGTGTGCTTATTCTTTCAAGAGAAGTATGACATGGAAGGCTTACGCAGCAGTGTAACACAGTTTTTGCCGCTAGAATCTATGAGCAACTTGATAGAAGAGCCTATTACTAGATTAAATGTAGTACAATCTGCAGCAAATCAAATTCAGGCAGATGTGCTTTCAGATTACACGGTATATTTCCACGAGATTGCCATTGTATCTGTATGGATATTCATATTTATCTATGCGAGTCTTGCTTTACTTAAAAAGAGGGATTTATAA
- a CDS encoding ABC transporter ATP-binding protein: protein METILTINNLTKHYGHVKAVNDLSFTIEKGNVYGILGPNGSGKSTTLGMVLNVVNPTAGTFHWFDGTDTTHNALKKVGAIIERPNFYPYMTAAQNLALVCKIKDVSPDKIQEKLTVVGLLDRMHSKFSTYSLGMKQRLAIASALLNDPEILILDEPTNGLDPQGIHQIREIIKNIAAGGTTILLASHLLDEVEKVCTHVVILRKGVKLYAGRVDAMNASHGFFELRSDDLTLLKTYLESHSDFGEVSIKDDLLTGFLTNPLDAKTLNTQLHQQGIVLTHLVKRKESLEEQFLELTKN from the coding sequence TTGGAAACTATTTTAACGATTAACAATCTCACGAAGCATTACGGCCATGTGAAGGCGGTAAATGATCTCTCGTTTACGATAGAAAAAGGAAACGTGTACGGAATTCTAGGACCTAACGGAAGTGGTAAATCTACTACCTTAGGAATGGTGCTTAATGTGGTAAACCCCACAGCAGGAACCTTTCACTGGTTTGACGGGACAGATACTACACACAATGCCTTAAAGAAAGTAGGAGCAATTATAGAGCGTCCTAATTTTTACCCATACATGACCGCAGCACAAAATCTTGCTTTAGTTTGTAAGATTAAAGATGTCTCACCAGATAAAATACAAGAAAAGCTTACTGTTGTAGGTCTACTAGATCGCATGCACAGCAAGTTCAGTACGTATTCCCTTGGGATGAAACAGCGTCTAGCTATTGCTTCTGCATTACTCAATGATCCTGAGATTTTAATTCTAGACGAACCTACTAATGGTTTAGATCCTCAAGGAATACACCAGATAAGAGAGATTATAAAAAACATCGCAGCAGGTGGAACTACCATTCTCTTAGCTTCTCACTTACTAGACGAGGTTGAAAAAGTATGTACGCATGTTGTAATCTTACGTAAAGGAGTAAAACTTTATGCTGGTCGTGTAGATGCTATGAATGCAAGTCATGGGTTCTTTGAGCTACGCTCAGACGATCTTACATTGCTAAAAACCTATTTAGAGAGTCATTCAGACTTTGGAGAAGTGAGTATTAAAGATGATCTCCTCACGGGGTTCTTAACAAATCCGCTTGACGCGAAAACGTTAAATACCCAACTACACCAGCAAGGGATAGTACTTACGCACCTAGTGAAACGTAAAGAAAGCCTTGAAGAGCAATTCCTTGAATTAACTAAAAACTAA
- a CDS encoding nucleoid-associated protein — MINLYSAQIESLSIHRVGNKGKAEGLFVSQDPYPLSDELTPLIKEFFFKPFREKEENYYKFFHEQDIEFNTLFGLAKKIFDNPSGTHLLSEDIAKHLYAQSDHPHIKPGELYIVHLEGVQIDNLKTDAIGIFKSELKQDFLQFRESGTNLEMILEQGINLNKLDKGCLIFNHKEEEGYKVLSVDSNRYDTKYWLENFLGVEIFEDETFYTKKYLKFCQDFAKDVVLPAEDKKEEVLFMNRAVNHFAKNDTFDESAFMNEVIENPDLIPEFRNYKTEQSPKYKIEDLTDFSISNKAVTAQRKKIKSLISLDTNIQIKLDFVNGESAEKFVEKGWDEEKQMYYYLVYFNKEQK; from the coding sequence ATGATAAACTTATATAGTGCCCAGATAGAATCACTTTCCATTCACCGTGTTGGGAATAAAGGTAAAGCAGAAGGGCTTTTTGTATCTCAAGATCCATATCCACTAAGCGACGAACTTACGCCACTTATTAAGGAGTTTTTCTTTAAGCCTTTTCGTGAGAAAGAGGAGAATTATTATAAGTTCTTTCATGAGCAAGACATTGAGTTTAATACGCTCTTTGGACTTGCAAAGAAAATTTTTGATAATCCTAGCGGTACTCACTTACTTTCTGAAGATATCGCAAAGCATCTCTATGCTCAAAGTGACCACCCACATATTAAGCCGGGAGAATTATACATCGTTCACTTAGAAGGGGTACAAATAGATAACTTGAAAACAGACGCGATAGGTATCTTTAAGAGCGAGTTAAAACAAGATTTCTTACAGTTTCGCGAAAGCGGGACAAACCTCGAGATGATTCTTGAGCAAGGGATTAACCTTAATAAACTTGATAAAGGGTGTTTAATCTTTAACCATAAAGAAGAGGAGGGGTACAAAGTACTCTCTGTAGATTCTAATCGCTATGATACAAAGTACTGGCTAGAGAATTTCTTAGGTGTAGAGATTTTTGAAGACGAAACTTTTTACACGAAGAAGTACTTAAAATTTTGTCAAGACTTTGCAAAAGACGTTGTACTACCAGCAGAGGATAAAAAGGAAGAAGTGCTGTTTATGAACCGTGCAGTAAATCACTTTGCAAAAAATGACACCTTTGATGAGTCGGCTTTTATGAATGAGGTGATTGAAAATCCAGATCTGATACCAGAGTTTCGTAATTATAAAACAGAGCAATCTCCAAAATATAAAATAGAAGATCTCACCGATTTCTCTATAAGCAACAAGGCCGTAACAGCCCAGCGCAAAAAGATAAAAAGTCTTATCTCACTTGATACCAATATTCAAATTAAGCTAGACTTTGTAAATGGAGAAAGTGCAGAGAAGTTTGTTGAAAAAGGATGGGATGAAGAAAAGCAAATGTATTATTACTTAGTGTACTTTAATAAAGAACAGAAGTAG
- a CDS encoding COX15/CtaA family protein — MWYRRLLKISIIFLYLIIIAGAVVRMTGSGMGCPDWPQCFGYLVPPTEESELRWEPNHLYEDGQVIILEESLRIAPTDFTSGETFNEANWDTYDKHDYASFNVWHTWIEYINRLVTALAGIPMLLMVILAFWYWKGNKWLIFATFMVLPLMLFQAWLGKQVVDSNLLPVKITIHMIAALFIVALLLFLWWKSQIKEGMQDALSRKRIYDPRFKNLIIIASILTLVQIALGTQVRQYVDERVAQVGYEAKELWLNPATLWFYVHRSFSILVTLLNLYIFWRSRSLSLGHTKLLNWVLIFIALEVVTGIAMYYIDFPFGTQPLHLVISSLLFGAQFYVLLESFPKRGAVSPA; from the coding sequence ATGTGGTACAGACGCCTCCTTAAAATATCCATTATATTTCTATACTTAATTATCATTGCAGGAGCGGTGGTGCGTATGACGGGAAGTGGTATGGGATGTCCAGACTGGCCGCAGTGTTTTGGTTATCTGGTGCCACCTACAGAGGAGAGTGAGCTGCGATGGGAACCTAACCATCTGTATGAAGACGGACAAGTAATCATACTAGAGGAATCCTTGCGTATTGCTCCTACAGATTTTACTTCTGGAGAGACTTTCAACGAGGCAAACTGGGATACTTATGATAAGCACGACTATGCTAGTTTTAACGTATGGCATACTTGGATAGAGTATATAAACAGGCTTGTAACTGCACTTGCAGGAATCCCTATGTTACTTATGGTTATCCTTGCTTTCTGGTATTGGAAAGGTAATAAATGGCTCATTTTTGCCACGTTCATGGTGTTACCTCTCATGCTTTTTCAAGCATGGCTAGGGAAGCAAGTGGTAGATTCAAATTTACTTCCTGTGAAGATTACGATTCACATGATAGCGGCGTTATTTATTGTAGCCTTATTGTTATTCTTATGGTGGAAATCTCAGATCAAGGAAGGTATGCAGGATGCGCTTTCGCGAAAGCGTATTTATGATCCTCGTTTTAAGAACTTAATAATCATAGCAAGTATTCTCACGCTTGTACAGATTGCGCTGGGAACTCAAGTACGTCAATATGTAGACGAGCGCGTTGCTCAAGTAGGCTATGAAGCAAAAGAGTTATGGCTTAACCCTGCAACCCTTTGGTTTTATGTGCACAGATCTTTTTCAATACTCGTAACGTTATTAAATCTTTATATTTTCTGGCGTAGCAGAAGCCTATCACTAGGTCATACCAAGTTGCTTAACTGGGTGCTTATTTTTATAGCTCTTGAGGTTGTTACTGGGATTGCCATGTACTATATAGATTTTCCATTTGGTACGCAACCTTTACACCTTGTGATCTCGTCACTATTATTTGGCGCACAATTCTACGTATTGTTAGAAAGTTTCCCAAAAAGGGGAGCTGTCTCTCCTGCGTAG
- a CDS encoding DUF3800 domain-containing protein has protein sequence MEKAKIFIDEFGNSHLNLSKKGTFSHFVYASVIIPESSIEKARILRSEICAKFRLGSDIKSKNIGDKKHFQKRLDILNYLVENLDFTIDVLVIDKSKLDQEKGGLKFKKTFYKYFQKLLISKYNNLYNSYNIHLDRLGSDSFKTELSQFIDNYGTQRDLFNPDRTFELSDDKTDEKLVQFADIIAGSLGRLFCLSNYNSNSDKIYQILHTRMSVSYFPYLKITKKETSKTKILSEEISTLNLESLKNYLKTSEKSEDALKRRLLEYLYTNSKIDSDRLVPSYELIDYLKNFSKTINEDKLRLLIRDLRYEGLFIISHSGKPGYKLASNYSDIEQHFGHFMKYIEPMLQKINVLNQNISQLSFNKINPLEKDKQFIRIKKLIEQL, from the coding sequence TTGGAAAAAGCAAAAATTTTTATCGATGAATTTGGAAACTCACATTTGAATCTTTCTAAAAAAGGCACATTTAGTCACTTCGTTTATGCTTCAGTTATTATACCTGAATCAAGTATTGAAAAGGCAAGAATATTAAGGAGTGAAATTTGCGCAAAATTTAGACTAGGTAGTGATATCAAATCAAAAAATATCGGAGATAAAAAACACTTTCAAAAGAGATTAGATATATTAAATTATTTAGTAGAGAATTTAGATTTTACTATTGACGTTTTAGTTATTGACAAAAGTAAACTAGATCAAGAAAAGGGAGGACTAAAGTTCAAAAAAACGTTTTACAAATATTTCCAAAAACTATTAATCAGCAAATATAATAACCTATACAACTCATATAACATACACTTAGATAGATTAGGTTCTGATAGCTTCAAAACAGAACTATCTCAATTCATTGACAATTATGGCACTCAAAGAGATCTTTTCAACCCAGATCGTACATTTGAACTTTCTGATGATAAAACTGATGAGAAATTAGTCCAATTTGCGGATATAATTGCAGGTTCATTAGGAAGATTATTTTGCTTGAGTAATTATAATTCAAATAGTGATAAAATTTATCAGATTTTACACACACGAATGTCTGTAAGCTACTTTCCATATCTTAAGATTACGAAAAAAGAAACTTCAAAAACTAAGATACTTAGTGAAGAAATAAGTACATTAAATTTAGAATCCTTAAAAAATTACTTAAAAACTTCTGAGAAAAGTGAAGATGCTTTAAAAAGAAGATTACTGGAATACTTATATACAAATTCAAAAATTGACTCAGATAGACTTGTACCTAGCTACGAGTTAATTGATTACTTAAAAAACTTTTCAAAAACGATTAATGAAGATAAATTAAGACTTCTTATTAGAGATTTACGTTATGAGGGCTTATTTATAATTAGTCATTCAGGAAAACCTGGTTATAAATTAGCTTCGAACTATTCAGATATAGAACAGCACTTCGGTCATTTTATGAAATATATTGAGCCTATGCTTCAAAAAATAAATGTTCTAAATCAAAATATTTCTCAGCTTTCATTCAACAAAATAAATCCTTTAGAAAAAGATAAACAATTCATTAGAATCAAAAAATTAATAGAACAACTGTAG